One genomic window of Micropterus dolomieu isolate WLL.071019.BEF.003 ecotype Adirondacks linkage group LG14, ASM2129224v1, whole genome shotgun sequence includes the following:
- the LOC123983462 gene encoding galactose-specific lectin nattectin-like → MWRNALMDNVETSRGVGPAGKCCSTKRWHVAAMASGLHFIGLLCLTSGLWIGANGQSGQGDCPATCPPGWTQFGRRCFLFQFTDVDWATAERFCTSIGGNLASIQAPEEYAFIRDLIFRSTNTHKPTWVGGYDAVKEGVWLWSDGSKWDFKAWAAGEPNNIGGRERHFLPPSLF, encoded by the exons ATGTGGAGGAATGCACTCATGGACAATGTGGAGACCTCGAG GGGTGTGGGGCCAGCAGGGAAGTGCTGCAGCACTAAGAGGTGGCATGTGGCTGCG ATGGCATCAGGTCTTCATTTCATTGGGCTCCTCTGTTTGACCAGTGGGCTGTGGATTGGAGCAAAT GGGCAAAGTGGACAAG GTGATTGCCCTGCGACCTGCCCTCCTGGTTGGACTCAGTTTGGCCGTCGCTGTTTCCTGTTCCAGTTCACTGATGTGGACTGGGCTACTGCAGAG CGTTTCTGCACCTCTATTGGTGGGAATCTGGCCTCCATTCAAGCCCCAGAGGAGTACGCCTTCATCAGAGATCTGATTTTCAGATCGACTAACACACATAAACCAACTTGGGTCGGAGGCTACGATGCAGTGAAG GAGGGTGTGTGGCTGTGGAGTGATGGTTCCAAGTGGGACTTCAAAGCCTGGGCTGCAGGGGAACCCAACAA cattggaggcCGGgagaggcatttcctc cccccctctctgttctaa